From a region of the Candidatus Sulfotelmatobacter sp. genome:
- a CDS encoding NHL repeat-containing protein, translated as MSSRALSGRAFFALALLTLLAACGGGGGGGGGSVSPKLPGTLATPSPTPTPETDAATVSVGPTPSSAQLANLALNSTVGGLVQFPQTTGGSATLTVTLSAAPLPGTPTLQALHRKPAAIGGQNVAGLLYFSVATSATVSFPGPPSFSIADPADTAPTLSYVAFYDPTNASAGWTTISGPPQVISNTLTFDSSARPITVTAGQPLLFAVFTVSAALPTPTPTPTPTPSPTPRAVYIANPNASTIVPAGTNSGAVTVYSVFESQPYLPFVPQGVLSFAPSAMLPEAVALDAAGNIYVLNVNVQGANSTISVFAPYAGGSSTVTPQAVISDANLNQPSALAVDASGKIYVANFGGHDVLVYPAHPTGNLTEAPLAVIGGGSTTLQEPTGVAVDAAGKVYVSDIETNAIDVFAASPSGSVTSAPIATLAGSNTGITAPGGVALDGQGRIYVTNTQNAQRVTMYAANPSGATNVAPLTSWTFDLTSVGAIAVDSAGYVFAANFFGGMIVIYPPYPQTSGGGLIVGADVPEPGGIAVR; from the coding sequence ATGTCCAGCCGGGCGTTGTCGGGCCGAGCGTTTTTCGCGCTCGCCCTTCTGACGTTGCTCGCCGCCTGCGGCGGCGGAGGTGGTGGCGGCGGCGGCAGCGTCAGCCCCAAGCTGCCCGGCACGCTCGCTACCCCGAGCCCCACCCCGACGCCGGAGACGGACGCTGCGACGGTGTCCGTCGGCCCCACGCCGAGCAGCGCCCAGCTTGCCAATCTGGCACTGAACAGCACCGTCGGGGGCTTGGTGCAGTTCCCCCAGACCACGGGCGGAAGTGCGACGCTCACCGTCACCCTCTCGGCGGCGCCGCTGCCGGGAACCCCGACGCTGCAGGCCCTCCACCGCAAGCCGGCGGCAATCGGTGGCCAGAACGTCGCCGGCCTGCTCTACTTCTCGGTCGCGACCTCGGCGACGGTCTCGTTCCCGGGCCCGCCGTCGTTCTCGATCGCGGATCCGGCGGACACGGCCCCGACGCTCTCCTACGTGGCCTTCTACGATCCGACCAACGCGAGCGCCGGCTGGACGACGATCAGCGGGCCGCCGCAGGTCATCTCGAACACGCTGACCTTCGATTCGTCGGCACGGCCCATCACCGTCACCGCGGGCCAGCCGCTGCTCTTCGCGGTCTTCACCGTCAGCGCCGCGCTGCCGACGCCGACGCCCACGCCCACGCCGACCCCCTCTCCCACGCCGCGAGCGGTGTACATCGCGAACCCGAACGCGAGCACGATCGTCCCGGCCGGCACGAACAGCGGCGCGGTCACCGTCTATTCGGTCTTCGAATCTCAACCGTACTTGCCGTTCGTGCCACAAGGCGTGCTGAGCTTCGCGCCGAGCGCGATGCTCCCCGAAGCGGTCGCGTTGGATGCCGCAGGCAACATCTACGTGCTCAACGTCAACGTGCAAGGCGCGAACAGCACGATCTCCGTCTTCGCGCCCTACGCGGGCGGATCGAGCACCGTGACGCCGCAAGCCGTCATCAGCGATGCGAACCTAAACCAGCCCTCGGCACTCGCCGTCGACGCGTCGGGCAAGATCTACGTCGCGAACTTCGGCGGCCACGACGTCCTCGTCTATCCCGCGCATCCGACCGGCAATCTGACCGAGGCGCCGCTGGCCGTCATCGGCGGTGGCAGCACGACCCTGCAAGAACCCACCGGCGTCGCCGTCGACGCGGCCGGCAAGGTCTACGTCTCTGACATCGAGACGAACGCGATCGACGTGTTCGCGGCGAGTCCGTCCGGCAGCGTGACCAGCGCGCCCATCGCGACGCTCGCCGGCTCGAACACCGGGATCACGGCGCCCGGCGGCGTCGCGCTGGACGGACAGGGACGTATCTACGTCACCAACACGCAGAACGCGCAGCGCGTAACGATGTACGCCGCAAACCCGAGCGGCGCGACCAACGTTGCGCCGCTCACCAGCTGGACCTTCGACCTGACCTCGGTCGGCGCGATCGCCGTCGACTCGGCCGGCTACGTCTTCGCGGCAAACTTCTTCGGCGGCATGATCGTCATCTATCCGCCGTATCCGCAAACGTCCGGAGGCGGACTGATCGTCGGCGCGGACGTCCCCGAGCCGGGAGGGATCGCCGTCCGGTAG
- a CDS encoding SDR family oxidoreductase, with translation MQRPPRVVLVTGGAGGLGRGLVVAAAQAGDRVAFTHRPGGTPPDATLASARPFDPNVLALPADHLDPATAARVVAAVEAARGPIDVLVHAVGPIVVKPFARSTPRDYEAMLAGNLGSAVALAFAVLPGMRERRFGRLIFFGMNGSQVTQPAKNMALYAAAKAAVVTFARTLALEEAAFGITVNVIEPGDIRDKHADRAAARAIAATNPTGHAGSWEDVAAAVRFATDEANGFLNGMVIGVNGGLTEAHE, from the coding sequence GTGCAGCGGCCTCCTCGGGTCGTCTTGGTAACCGGCGGAGCGGGCGGGTTGGGACGCGGACTCGTCGTCGCGGCGGCGCAAGCCGGCGACCGCGTCGCGTTCACCCATCGGCCGGGCGGCACGCCGCCCGACGCGACGCTCGCGTCGGCGCGGCCGTTCGACCCGAACGTGCTCGCGCTGCCCGCCGATCACCTCGATCCCGCCACCGCGGCGCGGGTCGTCGCCGCGGTGGAAGCCGCGCGCGGGCCGATCGACGTGCTCGTCCACGCGGTCGGGCCGATCGTCGTCAAACCGTTCGCGCGCTCGACGCCCCGCGACTACGAGGCAATGCTGGCCGGAAACCTCGGTTCGGCCGTCGCGCTGGCGTTCGCCGTCCTTCCCGGGATGCGCGAGCGGCGCTTCGGGCGACTGATTTTCTTCGGAATGAATGGTTCGCAGGTCACGCAACCGGCCAAGAACATGGCGCTCTACGCCGCGGCGAAGGCCGCGGTGGTGACGTTTGCACGTACGCTGGCGTTGGAAGAGGCGGCGTTCGGCATCACGGTCAACGTCATCGAGCCCGGTGATATCCGGGACAAGCATGCGGATCGCGCGGCGGCGCGAGCGATCGCGGCGACCAATCCGACCGGGCATGCGGGCTCGTGGGAAGACGTCGCGGCCGCCGTGCGTTTCGCGACCGACGAGGCGAACGGATTTCTCAACGGCATGGTCATCGGCGTCAACGGTGGGCTCACGGAGGCCCACGAGTGA
- a CDS encoding efflux RND transporter permease subunit: protein MWLTRFSIKRPIIVAMLFIAIAAYGIASYFALGKNSQPNVNFPVVVVIANYPGASPAEMERLVVKPIEDQIDGIEHLDEMTATAQEGSAVVVVQFKLGTDLDFAAIDVQRRVDTARVYMPTDLDPPVVQKNGADAPVVTYAVDSKTLNASALADLLNNSVESDIRHIPTVQSVDLEGAAVREFDVDADPLRLMGAGATLSDVFNAIQQNNSNLPGGRVDAPTVETAVSVHAEINSAADIAALPLPITTGLLVQGSTLKIGDVATVTDTHQEQRLISHMNGHPGLIMDVNRTISSDEVGSTKIVRDGMIGIEKKYPQVEFHELFAPADYTQASLNGVNQSLIEGIVLTAIVLMLFLHAWRNALVVMVAIPASLFATFIVMRLLNLTLDNISLMGLSLTIGILVDDSIVVLENITRHRDLGQAPVDAAISGRTEIGGAAIAITLVDVVVFLPLAFLSGFVGQYLREFGIVVTVATLFSLFVSFTLTPVLAAKWSVLKRSSAPPPYLIWFQAGFERLTAWYKERALPVALRHRWLIFWMSGVAVLNAFSLPAGPAAMAVFAVADLAIALVVVGGWMIVGRVFDGRLISSRVLLAIVAGLAALVTLALTLGGLAQHAMPLVVVSGLLTLAFAALAFLVGSGRRRISGGIHVAFHQGGSNASVAGLVGIAAVLFVLSMTQSSVQSEFVPDAKTGQIHGDLTYPVGTPLAITERALVRIERAVLADEPGEIDTVRTYAGSKPDGWGETDGGFTGNFNITLRKDKRRDQDVVVAKLRQILPALAPGAEVTVSGRGGGGSGLPISYTLSGPPDQIGVAADKLAAYIRSLPGTVNVQTGAELDAPHLTVRVDPARAAVLGVSPGAAAAVARAAVGGVVATKVRTWNGLVNVLLQYPIKDRNSIAEIERIPVRSNDGTTMVPLSRVATFTWDRAPTKIEHVDKQVIVRVNGDIDHDKTTLGAVTSKIDAQLKVPGFLPTGVTTGLEGDTKFFKEFTDSMTFALITSILLIYCLMVILYGSFLTPFVIMFSIPVAIIGALLALAITHQTFNIFSSIGMVMLFGLVAKNGILLVDYANTLIKRGLTFAEAIVASGGTRLRPIMMTTSAMVFGMLPLALGRTEGAEFRQSMGVVLIGGLLSSLFLTLFLVPATYVTANRLAEWLRSGRHAEDTQADERPARDDGPSLPRVPAGAFND, encoded by the coding sequence ATGTGGTTGACGCGATTTTCCATCAAGCGCCCGATCATCGTTGCCATGCTGTTCATCGCGATCGCGGCGTACGGCATCGCGTCGTATTTCGCGCTCGGCAAGAACTCGCAGCCGAACGTGAATTTCCCCGTCGTCGTCGTGATCGCCAACTATCCGGGCGCGTCGCCGGCCGAGATGGAGCGGCTGGTGGTCAAGCCGATCGAAGACCAGATCGACGGCATCGAGCACCTCGACGAGATGACCGCGACGGCCCAGGAAGGCTCCGCGGTCGTGGTCGTGCAGTTCAAGCTCGGGACCGACCTCGATTTCGCGGCCATCGACGTGCAGCGCCGCGTCGACACGGCGCGCGTGTACATGCCGACCGACCTCGATCCGCCGGTGGTGCAGAAGAACGGTGCCGACGCACCGGTGGTGACCTACGCCGTCGACTCGAAGACGCTCAACGCGTCGGCGCTGGCCGACCTGCTGAACAACAGCGTCGAGTCCGACATCCGTCACATCCCGACCGTGCAGAGCGTCGACCTCGAAGGCGCCGCGGTGCGCGAGTTCGACGTCGACGCCGACCCGCTGCGTCTGATGGGCGCGGGCGCGACCCTCTCCGACGTCTTCAACGCGATCCAGCAGAACAACAGCAACCTCCCGGGCGGGCGCGTCGACGCGCCGACGGTCGAGACCGCGGTCTCGGTGCACGCCGAGATCAACTCGGCCGCCGACATCGCCGCGCTGCCGCTGCCGATCACGACCGGGCTGCTCGTCCAGGGCAGCACGCTCAAGATCGGCGACGTCGCGACCGTCACCGACACGCACCAGGAGCAGCGCCTGATCTCGCACATGAACGGCCATCCCGGGCTGATCATGGACGTCAACCGCACCATCAGCTCCGACGAGGTCGGCAGCACCAAGATCGTGCGCGACGGGATGATCGGGATCGAGAAGAAGTACCCGCAAGTCGAGTTCCACGAGCTGTTCGCGCCGGCCGACTACACCCAAGCCTCGCTCAACGGCGTCAACCAGTCGCTGATCGAGGGGATCGTCCTCACCGCGATCGTGCTGATGCTCTTCCTGCACGCCTGGCGCAACGCGCTGGTGGTGATGGTCGCCATCCCCGCCTCGCTGTTCGCGACCTTCATCGTGATGCGGCTGCTGAACCTCACGCTGGACAACATCTCGCTGATGGGGCTCTCGCTCACCATCGGGATCCTGGTCGACGACTCGATCGTCGTGCTCGAGAACATCACCCGACATCGAGACCTGGGTCAGGCGCCGGTCGACGCCGCGATCAGCGGACGCACCGAGATCGGCGGCGCGGCGATCGCGATCACGCTGGTCGACGTCGTCGTCTTCCTGCCGCTGGCGTTCCTGTCGGGCTTCGTCGGCCAGTACCTGCGCGAGTTCGGCATCGTCGTCACGGTCGCGACGCTGTTCTCGCTGTTCGTCTCGTTCACGCTGACGCCGGTGCTGGCCGCCAAGTGGTCGGTGCTCAAGCGCTCGAGCGCGCCGCCGCCGTACCTGATCTGGTTCCAGGCCGGCTTCGAACGCCTCACGGCCTGGTACAAGGAGCGCGCGCTGCCGGTGGCGCTGCGCCATCGCTGGCTGATCTTCTGGATGAGCGGTGTCGCGGTCCTCAACGCGTTCAGCCTGCCGGCCGGTCCGGCCGCGATGGCCGTCTTCGCGGTGGCCGATCTCGCGATCGCGCTGGTCGTCGTCGGCGGCTGGATGATCGTCGGGCGCGTCTTCGACGGCCGGCTGATCTCCTCGCGCGTGTTGCTTGCGATCGTTGCCGGCTTGGCCGCGCTCGTCACGCTCGCGTTGACGCTGGGCGGCCTCGCGCAGCACGCCATGCCGCTGGTGGTCGTCAGCGGACTCCTCACGCTCGCGTTCGCTGCTCTCGCGTTTCTGGTCGGCTCGGGTCGCCGCCGGATCAGCGGCGGAATCCACGTCGCCTTCCACCAGGGCGGCTCGAACGCGAGCGTCGCGGGCTTGGTCGGCATCGCGGCCGTGCTGTTCGTGCTCTCGATGACCCAGAGCTCGGTGCAATCCGAGTTCGTTCCCGACGCGAAGACCGGGCAAATCCACGGTGACCTGACGTATCCCGTCGGCACGCCGCTGGCGATCACCGAGCGCGCGCTGGTGCGGATCGAACGCGCGGTGCTGGCCGACGAGCCGGGCGAGATCGACACCGTGCGCACCTACGCGGGCAGCAAGCCGGACGGCTGGGGCGAGACCGACGGCGGTTTCACCGGCAACTTCAACATCACGCTGCGCAAGGACAAGCGCCGCGATCAAGACGTCGTGGTCGCGAAGCTGCGCCAGATCCTGCCCGCGCTGGCGCCGGGGGCCGAAGTGACGGTCTCCGGCCGCGGCGGCGGCGGCAGCGGTTTGCCGATCTCGTATACGCTCTCGGGGCCGCCCGACCAGATCGGCGTGGCGGCCGACAAGCTCGCGGCCTACATCCGCTCGCTGCCGGGCACCGTCAACGTGCAGACCGGTGCCGAGCTCGACGCACCGCACCTGACCGTTCGCGTCGATCCGGCGCGGGCCGCGGTCCTGGGCGTCTCGCCGGGTGCGGCGGCCGCGGTGGCGCGCGCGGCCGTCGGCGGCGTCGTGGCCACCAAAGTGCGCACCTGGAACGGGCTGGTCAACGTCCTCTTGCAGTACCCGATCAAGGATCGCAACTCGATCGCCGAGATCGAGCGCATCCCGGTGCGCTCGAACGACGGCACGACCATGGTCCCGCTCAGCCGCGTCGCGACCTTCACCTGGGACCGTGCGCCCACCAAGATCGAGCACGTCGACAAACAGGTCATCGTGCGCGTCAACGGTGACATCGATCACGACAAGACCACGCTCGGCGCGGTGACCAGCAAGATCGACGCGCAGCTCAAGGTACCGGGCTTCCTGCCGACCGGCGTGACGACCGGCCTCGAGGGCGACACCAAGTTCTTCAAAGAGTTCACCGACTCGATGACGTTCGCGCTGATCACCTCGATCTTGCTGATCTACTGCTTGATGGTGATCTTGTACGGTTCGTTCTTGACGCCGTTCGTGATCATGTTCTCGATCCCGGTCGCCATCATCGGTGCGCTGCTCGCCCTCGCGATCACCCACCAGACGTTCAACATCTTCTCGTCGATCGGCATGGTGATGCTGTTCGGGCTGGTGGCGAAGAACGGCATCCTGCTGGTCGACTACGCCAACACGCTGATCAAACGCGGCTTGACCTTCGCGGAAGCGATCGTCGCCTCGGGCGGCACTCGCTTGCGGCCGATCATGATGACCACCTCCGCCATGGTGTTCGGCATGCTGCCGCTGGCGCTCGGTCGCACCGAAGGAGCGGAGTTTCGCCAATCGATGGGCGTCGTGCTGATCGGAGGGTTGCTCTCCTCGCTCTTCCTCACGCTGTTCCTCGTGCCGGCGACCTACGTCACCGCCAATCGCTTGGCGGAATGGCTGCGCTCCGGCCGTCACGCGGAAGACACGCAAGCGGACGAACGTCCGGCGCGAGACGACGGCCCCTCGCTTCCGCGTGTGCCGGCCGGTGCGTTCAACGATTAA
- a CDS encoding stalk domain-containing protein — protein sequence MPFPTTAARLTAVATAAVLATGLVLPAFAQDDGGPVSVTVNGNPVQLTPPPTERAGRVFVPLRGVFENLGATVVYANGQINASDHRHTISLHVGSTDAVVDGQQQTLDVAPFIIGASTYVPLRFISQALGARVNWDNSNRVVAIAMAGPGPGPNGPPPEVVRPNPDQNANVSPVRLTDQLPRPDTTVRAERPTVQATFVDGNVDPNAVKVFFDGRDVTSTAYVSGHGITYTPASPVPSGSHEVRVVGVDRAGARFERSWHFQIGDRTVGEVAPRPIAIVGVSPAPDQSVPGAFRVRGRTAPGATVTIQVGLTPREADFLAAHGDEAGNDNVQNTVTAGPDGVFDSPVDSGAPPGSLLGIQISAIDPATGGHADPVRYVVHVH from the coding sequence ATGCCATTTCCCACCACAGCTGCGCGGCTGACTGCGGTCGCGACGGCCGCCGTGCTCGCCACGGGCCTCGTGCTGCCGGCCTTCGCGCAAGACGACGGCGGTCCGGTCAGCGTCACGGTCAACGGAAATCCCGTCCAACTGACCCCGCCGCCGACCGAACGCGCCGGCCGCGTTTTCGTGCCACTGCGCGGCGTGTTCGAGAACCTCGGCGCGACGGTCGTCTACGCGAACGGTCAGATCAACGCGAGCGATCACCGTCATACCATCTCGTTGCACGTCGGTTCGACCGACGCCGTCGTCGACGGTCAGCAGCAGACGCTCGACGTCGCGCCGTTCATCATCGGCGCGTCGACCTACGTGCCGCTGCGCTTTATCTCGCAAGCGCTCGGCGCGCGCGTGAATTGGGATAACTCGAACCGCGTCGTCGCGATCGCGATGGCCGGACCGGGCCCGGGTCCCAACGGACCGCCGCCCGAAGTCGTGCGTCCCAACCCCGACCAGAACGCCAACGTCAGCCCGGTGCGCCTGACCGATCAGCTGCCGCGCCCAGACACGACGGTGCGCGCCGAGCGTCCGACCGTGCAGGCGACCTTCGTCGACGGCAACGTCGATCCGAACGCCGTCAAGGTGTTCTTCGACGGGCGTGACGTGACGAGCACCGCGTACGTTTCGGGCCACGGCATCACCTACACGCCGGCCTCGCCGGTGCCGTCGGGCTCGCACGAAGTGCGCGTCGTCGGCGTCGACCGCGCCGGAGCGCGCTTCGAGCGCTCGTGGCACTTCCAGATCGGTGACCGGACGGTGGGCGAAGTCGCCCCCCGGCCGATCGCCATCGTCGGCGTCTCGCCGGCTCCCGACCAGTCCGTCCCGGGCGCGTTTCGCGTCCGGGGCCGGACGGCTCCCGGCGCGACCGTGACGATTCAGGTCGGGCTCACCCCGCGTGAGGCGGATTTCCTGGCCGCGCACGGCGACGAAGCCGGCAACGACAACGTCCAGAACACCGTCACCGCCGGTCCGGACGGCGTCTTCGACTCACCGGTCGACTCCGGCGCACCGCCCGGCAGCCTCCTGGGGATTCAGATCAGTGCGATCGATCCGGCCACCGGTGGCCACGCCGACCCGGTCCGCTACGTGGTCCACGTCCACTAG
- a CDS encoding cupin domain-containing protein, which yields MNVQHPGAQPSAAGPQENFTGSVRIDPLFAVADPSRVSAGAVTFEPCARSAWHTHPLGQRLIVTAGCGRVQRWGGPVEEIRPGDVVIIEPGEKHWHGAGPTTAMTHIAIQETLDGRNVDWLEKVSDEQYHG from the coding sequence GTGAACGTTCAGCATCCCGGCGCACAACCGTCGGCCGCGGGGCCGCAAGAGAATTTCACCGGCAGCGTACGGATCGATCCGCTGTTCGCGGTCGCGGATCCGTCGCGTGTGAGCGCGGGCGCCGTCACCTTCGAGCCCTGCGCGCGCTCCGCGTGGCACACGCATCCGCTCGGGCAGCGCTTGATCGTCACCGCCGGCTGCGGTCGGGTGCAGCGCTGGGGCGGTCCGGTCGAGGAGATCCGGCCCGGCGACGTGGTGATCATCGAACCGGGCGAGAAGCATTGGCACGGCGCCGGCCCGACGACCGCGATGACGCACATCGCGATCCAAGAGACGCTCGACGGGCGCAACGTCGATTGGCTCGAGAAGGTCTCCGACGAGCAATATCATGGCTGA
- a CDS encoding carboxymuconolactone decarboxylase family protein, with amino-acid sequence MADEPTAARASFGDLAPALAEYTDKVLFGDVWRRPELGLRDRSLITVAALVALYRVNELPFHLQRALENGVTREEIVALITHLAFYSGWPTANTALAIARRVFDAAPA; translated from the coding sequence ATGGCTGACGAACCGACTGCCGCGCGGGCGTCCTTCGGCGACCTCGCCCCCGCGCTGGCGGAATACACGGACAAGGTGCTCTTCGGCGACGTGTGGCGGCGCCCGGAGCTCGGCCTTCGTGACCGCAGCCTCATCACCGTCGCGGCACTCGTCGCCCTCTATCGGGTCAACGAGCTGCCGTTCCATCTGCAGCGCGCGCTCGAGAACGGCGTCACCCGCGAAGAGATCGTCGCCCTGATCACGCACCTGGCGTTCTATTCGGGATGGCCGACGGCGAATACGGCGCTCGCGATCGCGCGCCGGGTCTTCGATGCCGCTCCCGCCTGA
- a CDS encoding glycosyltransferase family 39 protein: protein MKLKYATWIIVALVTVLRAIAAAKVPLTGDEAYYWEWSKHLALGYADHPPMVAYLILPFVWSTANPFWIRFLFLVCGVVATLAAAATARRLAGDERAGLVTALAMTLAPMCSVLSVMATPDGPLMAGWATCLYFTVRADQTRARRDFALLGLAIAFALLSKMFAWALVAGIVAWSLAPARRPLWRQGLGISFGIAFVLLVPFLAWNATHHWVTFAFAFQQRHVPQPSLIRPLTYLVACAGAYSPGLLIAALFVAARPRNALVGWTAIPLTALLLLLNFHERIELHWIIGPYVSLSVGMGLALLPLAQRTRVLWASAAAVPALVLVPLLFIAAAFPGPLYEQFRKTGSTLRNDGPFEIFTYWPLAQDVRRMADANDAIVVTDGYGFSSQMDYEAGIAPVFIGYNAQGQEAKRWYDPDMHPARILFLDKEALVPTPGRPETYPGRPDFARRLAAACGAVRPGPELEYSYTDPTGHNVPARRYFVTWCDAPRPDALRILRWDVPLPPQRRRSRPRQSRSGLRQAGAASKTRRAIASAVFAVGHPE, encoded by the coding sequence GTGAAGCTCAAGTACGCGACGTGGATCATCGTCGCGTTGGTCACCGTGCTGCGCGCGATCGCGGCGGCCAAGGTGCCGCTGACCGGCGACGAGGCCTACTACTGGGAGTGGAGCAAGCACCTCGCGCTCGGCTACGCCGACCATCCGCCGATGGTCGCCTACTTGATCTTGCCGTTCGTGTGGTCGACCGCGAACCCGTTCTGGATCCGCTTCTTGTTCCTGGTCTGCGGCGTCGTCGCGACGCTGGCGGCGGCGGCGACCGCGCGCCGGCTGGCCGGCGACGAACGCGCGGGCCTGGTGACGGCGCTGGCGATGACGCTGGCGCCGATGTGCTCGGTGCTTTCGGTGATGGCGACGCCGGACGGTCCGCTGATGGCCGGTTGGGCGACGTGCTTGTATTTCACCGTGCGCGCCGACCAGACGCGCGCGCGTCGCGACTTCGCGCTGCTGGGGTTGGCGATCGCGTTCGCGCTGCTCTCGAAGATGTTCGCCTGGGCGCTGGTCGCCGGCATCGTCGCGTGGTCGCTCGCGCCCGCACGGCGGCCGCTGTGGCGGCAGGGCCTGGGCATCTCGTTCGGGATCGCGTTCGTGCTGCTGGTGCCGTTTCTGGCCTGGAACGCGACGCACCACTGGGTCACCTTCGCCTTCGCGTTCCAGCAGCGCCACGTTCCGCAGCCCTCGCTGATCCGGCCGCTGACGTATCTGGTCGCGTGCGCCGGCGCGTACTCGCCGGGACTCTTGATCGCCGCGCTGTTCGTGGCCGCGCGTCCGCGCAACGCGCTGGTCGGCTGGACCGCGATCCCGCTGACCGCCCTGCTGCTGCTGCTCAACTTCCACGAGCGCATCGAGCTGCACTGGATCATCGGCCCGTACGTCTCGCTCTCGGTCGGCATGGGGCTGGCGCTGCTCCCGCTGGCGCAACGCACGCGCGTGCTGTGGGCCAGCGCCGCCGCGGTGCCGGCGCTGGTGCTGGTGCCGCTGCTGTTCATCGCCGCCGCGTTTCCCGGTCCGCTCTACGAGCAGTTCCGCAAGACCGGCTCGACGCTGCGCAACGACGGGCCGTTCGAGATCTTCACCTATTGGCCGCTGGCGCAAGACGTGCGCCGCATGGCCGACGCGAACGACGCCATCGTCGTCACCGACGGCTACGGCTTCTCCTCGCAGATGGACTACGAAGCGGGGATCGCGCCGGTGTTCATCGGCTACAACGCGCAAGGCCAGGAGGCCAAGCGCTGGTACGATCCCGACATGCACCCGGCGCGCATCCTGTTTCTCGACAAAGAGGCGTTGGTGCCGACGCCGGGCCGGCCCGAGACCTATCCCGGCCGGCCCGATTTCGCGCGCCGGCTCGCCGCCGCGTGCGGCGCGGTGCGACCCGGTCCGGAGCTCGAGTACTCGTACACGGATCCGACCGGACACAACGTCCCGGCGCGGCGTTACTTCGTGACCTGGTGTGACGCTCCGCGCCCCGACGCGTTGCGCATCTTGCGCTGGGACGTACCGCTGCCGCCCCAGCGTCGTCGGTCACGGCCGCGGCAAAGCCGTAGCGGACTTCGTCAGGCGGGAGCGGCATCGAAGACCCGGCGCGCGATCGCGAGCGCCGTATTCGCCGTCGGCCATCCCGAATAG
- a CDS encoding glucose 1-dehydrogenase encodes MNISFDNQVALVTGAGSGLGLATAKAFAQAGAAVVLADVDEAAVRSAADELAARDHRALAIRCDVTDDAQVAAMIERTVATFGRLDAAYNNAGIQNVLADTADATREDFDRVTAVNLRGVWSCMKFELQQMLRQGGGAIVNCSSIGGIVGGAGRGTYHAAKYGVIGLTTSAALEYAAKGIRVNAICPGMIDTPMSDRMKAAGQTEALAAMLTQVPIGRLGRPEEIADAVLWLCSSAASLVVGHALVVDGGYTVH; translated from the coding sequence ATGAACATCTCATTCGACAATCAGGTCGCGCTCGTCACCGGCGCCGGTTCCGGGCTCGGGCTCGCGACGGCGAAGGCGTTCGCGCAAGCCGGCGCCGCCGTCGTGCTGGCGGACGTCGACGAGGCGGCGGTTCGCTCGGCCGCCGACGAGCTCGCCGCCCGCGATCACCGCGCGCTCGCGATTCGCTGCGACGTGACGGACGACGCCCAGGTCGCGGCGATGATCGAGCGCACGGTGGCCACCTTCGGGCGGCTCGACGCCGCCTACAACAACGCCGGGATCCAAAACGTCCTCGCCGACACCGCCGACGCCACTCGCGAGGATTTCGATCGCGTGACGGCCGTCAATCTGCGCGGCGTCTGGAGCTGCATGAAGTTCGAGCTGCAGCAGATGCTGCGGCAGGGCGGCGGCGCGATCGTCAACTGCTCGTCGATCGGCGGCATCGTCGGCGGCGCGGGGCGCGGAACGTATCACGCCGCGAAGTACGGCGTCATCGGGCTCACGACGAGCGCGGCGCTCGAATACGCGGCCAAGGGAATCCGCGTCAACGCGATCTGCCCCGGGATGATCGACACGCCGATGAGCGATCGCATGAAGGCCGCCGGCCAGACCGAGGCGCTCGCGGCGATGCTGACGCAGGTTCCGATCGGCAGGCTCGGCCGCCCCGAGGAGATCGCCGACGCGGTCCTGTGGCTGTGCAGCTCCGCGGCAAGCCTCGTCGTCGGTCACGCGTTGGTGGTCGACGGCGGGTACACGGTGCACTAG